The proteins below come from a single Pseudomonas chlororaphis genomic window:
- a CDS encoding peptide synthetase, which translates to MSGLQGFRISPQQAALYPHLNGVAAHPYGCHLQWTLSGPTDVDALDNRLRTLLADCEILRTRLMPVPGLRHPVQVIDDSGSLAVTSVDLRQRPVAEQEAELARLASQPRDWTTPLAVTVVHLSDDRAVLDLAGASSHFDLASLRLVANALLQDTPPDLSETLQYADYAEWRWSLVEDEPDHPGTRFWKTLGQTEQPTLQLSLEAPCGSGFAPARHTLALPDDLSRHPSLNADLLLAAWAAVLGRLAGQQQVPVTLIHESRGVELESALGLFEQGLPLNIDLDAQATLAQQSQQVRASVEHGTGWQDYYTEGFSTGYAFAWRSGDARERYADARMNPLKACLNVRQLPGQLLADLTYDRHVLSDEAVRCLGEQWLQLLLGALAEPQRAWAQLPLGGPLQSQLLDTGAHLPVIEPVTLVELIARQVRQQPDAIALSDQAGDLSYARLDACATRLAHQLVAAGIGRDVPVGILFPRGNAAIVAMLAVLKAGGAYVPIDPTYPAERRAYMLADSAIAHIVVSADLANSVPASLQRFVLDDLQEQGHADLPPLPQPDPDALAYLIYTSGSTGAPKAVEISHGALSFSTQVRMAAYETPVRAYLLLSSFAFDSSVAGIFWTLAQGGRLVLPAPGEELEMARLAQLVTQHHVSHGLSLPSLYQALLEQLQRAGGSESLQCWIVAGEACPPTLVSQHHKALPQARLVNEYGPTEATVWASYDVLEPNRSVSIGRPIAGMDLRLLNEFDQACGIGEPGEIVLAGPTLARGYRNKPDETAKAFVTLADGTRAYRTGDLACWLADGRLAFLGRKDHQVKVRGYRIELGEIERQLCLHSDVREAAVIVQEHAAGKRLLAYILAAHGYAPDSEALKRFLGERLPSYMVPARVLTLATFPRTPNGKLDARQLPDPDQFDESTHVAPRNAMETALQAIVAKVLKLASVSVTDNFFAIGGDSILSLQVVAQAHEQGIALSAKQVFERQTIAAMADVAQPLAESAAEPLAQSTEFSASGLSDDEMQALMAELNEADL; encoded by the coding sequence ATGAGCGGACTTCAAGGTTTTCGTATCTCGCCGCAACAGGCAGCCCTCTACCCACACCTCAATGGCGTCGCCGCGCACCCTTACGGCTGTCACCTGCAATGGACGCTGTCCGGCCCGACGGACGTCGACGCGCTGGACAACCGCCTGCGCACGCTGCTGGCCGACTGCGAGATTCTGCGCACGCGCCTGATGCCGGTGCCCGGCCTGCGCCACCCGGTGCAAGTGATCGACGACAGCGGCTCGCTGGCGGTGACGTCGGTGGACCTGCGTCAACGTCCTGTCGCCGAGCAGGAGGCCGAACTGGCGCGCCTGGCATCGCAGCCGCGGGACTGGACCACGCCGCTGGCCGTGACCGTGGTGCACCTGTCCGATGACCGCGCCGTGCTGGACCTGGCCGGCGCCAGCAGCCATTTCGACCTCGCCAGCCTCAGGCTGGTGGCGAACGCCCTGTTGCAGGACACTCCGCCGGACCTGTCCGAGACCCTGCAGTACGCCGACTACGCCGAATGGCGCTGGAGCCTGGTTGAAGACGAACCGGACCACCCGGGCACGCGCTTCTGGAAAACCCTGGGCCAGACCGAGCAGCCCACCTTGCAGCTGTCCCTTGAGGCGCCCTGCGGCAGCGGTTTTGCCCCAGCACGGCACACGCTGGCGCTGCCGGACGACCTCAGCCGTCACCCGAGCCTGAACGCAGACCTGCTATTGGCGGCCTGGGCAGCGGTGCTCGGCCGGTTGGCGGGCCAGCAACAGGTCCCGGTCACGCTGATCCATGAAAGCCGTGGCGTCGAGCTGGAAAGCGCCCTCGGCCTGTTCGAACAGGGCCTGCCCCTGAACATCGACCTGGATGCCCAGGCCACCCTGGCCCAACAGAGCCAGCAAGTACGCGCCAGCGTCGAGCACGGCACCGGCTGGCAAGACTATTACACCGAGGGCTTCAGCACCGGCTACGCCTTCGCATGGCGCTCGGGCGACGCCCGGGAACGCTACGCCGACGCGCGGATGAACCCGCTCAAGGCCTGTCTGAACGTGCGCCAGTTGCCCGGCCAACTGTTGGCAGACCTGACGTACGATCGCCACGTGCTGAGCGACGAAGCCGTGCGCTGCCTCGGCGAGCAGTGGCTGCAACTGCTGCTGGGCGCCCTGGCCGAACCGCAGCGAGCCTGGGCGCAATTGCCCTTGGGCGGCCCACTGCAATCGCAACTGCTGGATACCGGCGCCCACCTGCCGGTGATCGAACCCGTGACGCTGGTTGAACTCATCGCCCGCCAGGTTCGCCAGCAACCGGACGCCATCGCCCTCAGCGACCAGGCCGGCGACCTCAGCTACGCCCGCCTCGATGCCTGCGCCACGCGCCTGGCCCATCAACTGGTGGCTGCCGGCATCGGTCGCGACGTGCCGGTGGGCATCCTGTTCCCCCGTGGCAACGCCGCCATCGTCGCCATGCTGGCGGTGTTGAAGGCCGGTGGCGCCTACGTGCCGATCGACCCGACGTACCCGGCCGAACGCCGTGCCTACATGCTCGCCGACAGCGCCATCGCCCACATCGTCGTCAGCGCCGACCTGGCCAACAGCGTGCCGGCCAGCCTGCAACGCTTCGTCCTCGATGACTTGCAAGAGCAAGGCCACGCCGACCTGCCGCCCCTGCCCCAACCGGACCCGGACGCCCTCGCCTACCTGATCTACACCTCCGGTTCCACCGGCGCTCCGAAGGCCGTGGAAATCAGCCACGGCGCGCTGAGTTTCTCGACCCAGGTGCGCATGGCCGCCTATGAAACGCCAGTGCGCGCCTACCTGCTGCTGTCATCGTTTGCCTTCGACAGCTCGGTCGCGGGGATTTTCTGGACCCTGGCCCAAGGCGGGCGACTGGTGCTGCCGGCGCCAGGGGAAGAACTGGAGATGGCGCGCCTGGCGCAACTGGTAACCCAGCATCACGTCAGTCACGGCCTGTCGCTGCCGTCGCTCTACCAAGCGTTGCTGGAGCAGTTGCAACGGGCCGGTGGCAGCGAAAGCCTGCAATGCTGGATCGTCGCCGGCGAGGCCTGCCCGCCGACGCTGGTCAGCCAGCACCACAAGGCCCTGCCCCAGGCGCGCCTGGTGAACGAATACGGCCCCACCGAAGCCACGGTCTGGGCCAGCTACGACGTGCTGGAGCCCAACCGCAGCGTCAGCATCGGCCGCCCCATCGCCGGCATGGACCTGCGCCTGCTGAACGAATTCGACCAGGCCTGCGGCATCGGCGAACCGGGCGAGATCGTCCTCGCCGGCCCGACCCTGGCCCGCGGCTACCGCAACAAACCCGACGAAACCGCCAAGGCTTTCGTCACCCTGGCCGACGGCACCCGCGCCTACCGCACCGGCGACCTGGCCTGCTGGCTGGCGGACGGGCGCCTGGCGTTCCTCGGGCGCAAGGACCACCAGGTGAAAGTGCGCGGCTACCGCATCGAACTGGGTGAAATCGAACGCCAGCTGTGCCTTCACAGCGACGTGCGCGAAGCCGCGGTGATCGTGCAGGAACATGCCGCCGGCAAGCGCCTGCTGGCCTACATCCTCGCCGCCCACGGCTATGCACCGGACTCCGAAGCGCTCAAGCGTTTCCTGGGCGAACGCCTGCCCTCGTACATGGTGCCGGCCCGGGTGCTGACCCTGGCGACCTTTCCGCGCACCCCCAACGGCAAGCTCGACGCCCGGCAACTGCCCGACCCGGATCAGTTCGACGAAAGCACTCATGTGGCGCCGCGCAACGCCATGGAAACCGCCTTGCAAGCCATCGTTGCCAAGGTGCTGAAACTGGCGTCGGTCAGTGTCACCGACAACTTCTTCGCCATTGGCGGCGACTCGATCCTGAGCCTGCAAGTGGTGGCCCAGGCCCACGAGCAAGGCATCGCGCTCTCGGCCAAGCAGGTCTTCGAGCGCCAGACCATCGCCGCCATGGCCGACGTCGCGCAACCGCTGGCCGAGTCCGCCGCCGAACCGCTCGCCCAGAGCACCGAGTTCAGCGCCTCGGGCCTGTCCGATGACGAAATGCAAGCGCTGATGGCTGAACTGAACGAGGCCGACCTGTGA
- a CDS encoding taurine catabolism dioxygenase TauD, with product MSIVPPSPRALGAVRRKAMNVSEQRLVTERLLSPEHALPLVIEPAVSGVDLVAWAARERESLEKKLLQYGALLFRGFNVASVEQFDQVIAALSPGALEYMFRASPRTRVGGNIYTSTDYPADQMIFPHNEHSYSPRFPLRLFFYCQLASETGGETPIGSTRAVKARISPEIEARFREKGVLYVRNYGDGFGLPWQSVFQSEDRSEVETYCASVGIEVEWKDNNRLRTRQRGPAVVRHPRTGEEVWFNHATFFHISTLPPRIRDSLQSNFSDLDLPTNTFYGDGEPIEPQVLESLRAAYLDSLVRFSWQPGDVLFIDNMLAVHGREPFTGKRAIMTGMAEALLSSDVAV from the coding sequence ATGTCTATCGTGCCCCCATCGCCCCGCGCCCTAGGCGCCGTGCGTCGCAAAGCCATGAACGTCTCGGAACAGCGACTGGTCACCGAGCGCCTGCTCAGCCCCGAACACGCCCTGCCGCTGGTGATCGAACCGGCGGTCAGCGGCGTTGACCTGGTCGCCTGGGCCGCCCGCGAACGCGAGTCTCTGGAGAAAAAACTGCTGCAGTACGGCGCCTTGTTGTTTCGCGGGTTCAACGTGGCGTCGGTCGAGCAGTTCGACCAGGTGATCGCCGCGCTCTCCCCTGGCGCCCTCGAATACATGTTCCGCGCCTCGCCCCGAACCCGGGTCGGCGGCAACATCTACACCTCGACCGACTACCCGGCCGACCAGATGATTTTCCCCCACAACGAACACTCTTACTCGCCACGCTTCCCGCTGCGATTGTTCTTCTACTGTCAGCTCGCTTCCGAGACCGGTGGCGAAACGCCGATCGGCTCGACCCGCGCGGTCAAGGCCCGCATCAGCCCGGAAATCGAAGCACGCTTCCGGGAAAAAGGCGTGTTGTACGTGCGCAACTATGGCGACGGTTTCGGCCTGCCCTGGCAGAGCGTGTTCCAGTCCGAAGATCGCAGCGAAGTGGAAACCTACTGCGCCAGCGTCGGCATCGAAGTGGAATGGAAGGACAACAATCGCCTGCGCACCCGTCAGCGCGGGCCGGCCGTGGTGCGTCATCCGCGCACCGGCGAAGAAGTCTGGTTCAACCACGCGACCTTCTTCCACATCAGCACCCTGCCACCGCGCATCCGGGATTCGCTGCAAAGCAACTTCAGCGACCTGGACCTGCCCACCAACACCTTCTACGGCGACGGCGAACCGATCGAGCCGCAGGTACTGGAGTCGCTGCGAGCGGCCTACCTCGACTCGCTGGTGCGATTCAGCTGGCAGCCGGGCGACGTGTTGTTCATCGACAACATGCTCGCGGTGCACGGTCGCGAACCCTTTACCGGCAAGCGCGCAATCATGACCGGCATGGCCGAAGCCCTGCTGTCGAGCGACGTCGCCGTTTGA